The Candidatus Binatus sp. DNA segment AATCAACTGGCTCGACGGGATTCCGGCTTTCACCAGGTAGTCCACCACGGCGTCTGAACGTCGATCAGACAGCTTCAAGTTGTATTCCTCGCCGCCGATCGCGTCGCAGTAGCCGTTGACGTTGATGGTGACGTTCGGATTGGCCTTCAGAGTTGATGCGGCTTCGTCCAGAACGGCGGCATCACCCGGGCGGATTTTCGACTTGTTGAAGTCGAAATGCACGCCGCGCAGCACCAGCTTCTGCCTGACCGGAGGCGGCGGAGGCGGTGGCGGAGGAGGAGGCGGCGCTGGTGGCGGTGGTGGTGGTGGCGGCGGTGGCGGAATCAGCGGATCGCAGATGTAGTGACCTGCCAACGCGCCGAGTCCGGCGCCTATGACTGCTCCACCCACACCGGCATAAACCCTGGTGGAATTGCTAGGGGAATTTTGCCCCGAAGTCTTGTCAGCGATGACGATTCCCGAGGCTGCGCCGACGCCTGCGCCGAGCACTCCTCCGACGATCGCGCAGGTTCCCCACGAGCGTGGCTTCTGCAAATTTGCGCAACCGCTCAAACTGGAGCCGATTAGCGCCGCACACGCGACGCCAGCGACCGCATTTAAAAGCCTTGATTTCAGTCTCATGAACTCCTCCTCACCCAAGTGCGTCTATGAGCGAAGCGAACCCCTCGCTTGCCCCTGAGCCTCAAACATGCGCTAACCGGAACGAGCCCACCCAATTGACGGGGGAAATATAGTTATATTGGTAACAAGAATGCAACATGTGCGGGGGGTGAAAGGCGAGATTTTTTGCCCGGGCTGGCCGGCGCTCTCGGCGCAGCCCGGGGGTTTCTGTGGATAAGTAGTGCTGAAGTTGCCGCGGTTTCCCGGTCACGCTCGGCTCATACGACGCTATGAATGCCTGCAGCGACGGTGTTCGGCGCGGTCATCTGAGTCGAATTAATAGTGGCCCTGGTCGCCCTTATGGTGGCCCTGCTTCTGCGCATTGCCCTGTTGTTTGGCTTCATGCCCCTGCTGTTTTTCCTGATGCTGCTGTTCCTTGGCAGCCTGATGCTGCTCGTGCTTGTTCCAGTTGGGATGATGTCTCTGGACCCAATCAGGGTGATTGTTGTTCCACCAGCCGCGATTGTGCCAGACGTGACTGTCGTCGAAGTCACCGTCGTTTGCGCGCCAGTCGGGATGATTCTCGGCCCACTCGGGATGGTTCCTGTACATCCAATCGGGATCGTTCTGATGCCACCAGTCGGCGTTGCGCCACTGACGATTCTGGTCGTAGGCGCCCCAGCCGCCGGGACCTGAGGCTGGCCCCCCGGCCGCGAAATTCCGCCATACGTTGGGATGGTTCTGGAGGAACTCCTGCAAACCAGGATGCTGGCGGCGGAATTGCCGGTCGTAAAGCAGCTCCGGATTGGCGCGTACTTGCGCACCCACGCCGGGATGGTTGTTGAGGTACTCGTTGAGCCTCGGGCCAAAATACTGGTTTCCGTTCAAGCGCATTCCGTTCCAGAAGCTGGGATTGCTTTGAATGTATTGCTGAACTTCGGGATGCTGCGCGCGCCAGCCCGGATCATAGATTTGATATGGGTTCTGGTGCAGCTGGTTGCCGGCGTTTGGATGATTGGCCAGCCAATTCTGGAATTCATTTCCCCACGGCGTTTGCGCCATCGCCATCGAGGGCATCGCAGCCGCGAGTAGCGCAATCGCGCCGGCTAGTATGGCTTTCGCGTGCTTCATATTTGATTTCTCCTCTGTGATTTTTCCTAGTTCTCGGCCAAGCTCAACTGAAGGAGCAATCGATATGCCATCGATCCCTTGCCAGCATATCCTAGCAGATCCGCGGATTGCGCACTCGTTTTCTCGGGTTGAGTAAGTTCGTGTTCCCCAAAAGGGTGCATGACCGTCAGATTTCGGTTGGCCGGGCCGGCAACCGCAAAACCCGGCTGAGCTTGATTCCGAATACTAAAAAGAGAGCGGAAAGCCTGCTAGACTGCGTCGCTCATCATGCTCTCACTGGCGCGCGGCAAAGAGGGAAGTTTCCAGCTGGTCTCGGGTTACAAGCCCGACGGCGACCAGCCGGCCGCGATCGAATCGATCGTCCGCAACCTGAACGATTGCGTCCGGCATCAGGTCCTGCTCGGCGTCACCGGCTCGGGCAAGACGTTCACGATGGCCAACGCGATCGCGCGGGTGAACCGGCCCACGCTGGTAATGGCGCCGAACAAGACGCTGGCCGCGCAGCTCTACAACGAGTTCAAGAGCCTGTTCCCGGAAAATGCAGTCCGCTACTTCGTCTCGTACTACGACTATTATCAGCCCGAAGCGTACGTTCCCTCGACCGACACGTTTATCGAGAAAGACGCGAGCATCAACGATGAGATCGACAAGCTGCGCCATTCCGCCACCAAGGCGCTGCTCGAGCGCAACGACGTGCTGATCGTGGCGTCGGTCTCGTGCATCTACGGCCTGGGCGAACCCGAGGTGTACTTCGAGATGCTGGTGTTCCTCGAAGAGGGGCAGACCATCGACCGCGACAAGATGCTGCGCAAGCTGGTCGATATCCAGTATCAGCGCAACGACTACGATTTTCATCGCGGGACGTTTCGGGTGCGCGGCGACACGGTCGAGATTTTTCCGGCCTACGAAGAGCAGCGCGCGGTGCGAGTGGAATTCTTCGGCGACCAGGTCGAGGCGCTGTACGAAATCGACGCGCTGCGCGGCAAGGTGATTCGCAAGCTGCAGAGCGTCGCGATCTACCCGGCGTCGCATTACGTGACGACTTCGGACCGGATGGAAATCGCGGTGCAGGACATCCGCGTCGAACTGAAGGAGCGTCTCGAGTTCTACCGCACCGAGAATCGGCTGCTGGAAGCCCAGCGCCTCGAGCAACGCACGATGTACGATCTCGAGCTGCTGGCCGAGATGGGCTTCTGCCCGGGAATCGAGAACTATTCGCGCCATCTGACGGGACGGCTGCCCGGACAGGCGCCGCCGACGCTGCTCGACTACTTTCCGAACAATTCGCTGTTCTTCATCGACGAGAGTCACGTAACGATTCCGCAGATTGGCGGGATGTATCGCGGCGATCGGTCGCGCAAGCAGGTGCTGGTCGATTTCGGCTTCCGGCTGCCTTCCGCACTCGACAATCGCCCCTTGAATTTCGAGGAGTGGGAATCGCACGTGGTGCAGGCGGTCTATGTTTCGGCGACGCCGGGCGATTACGAGCTGCAGAAATCATCGGGGCTCGTCGTCGAGCAACTGATTCGCCCGACCGGACTCATCGATCCCGAAATCGAGGTGCGCAAGGCCGGCACGCAGGTCGATGACCTGCTCGAGGAAATCCACAAACGCGTCGCGGTGAACGAGCGGGTGCTGGTGACCTGCCTGACCAAGAAGATGGCCGAGGATTTGACCGACTACTACCACGACCTCGGCGTCCGCGTGCGCTATCTGCACTCGGACATCGAGACTATCGAGCGCGTCGAGATTATCCGCAGCCTGCGCAAGGGCGAATTCGACGTGCTGGTCGGAATCAACCTGCTGCGCGAAGGTCTGGATCTGCCCGAAGTGTCGCTGGTGGCGATTCTCGACGCCGACAAGGAAGGCTTCCTGCGCTCGGCCCGGTCGCTGATTCAGACCACCGGCCGCGCCTCTCGCCACATCAACGGGCGCGTACTCATGTACGCCGACGTCGTCACCAAATCGATGGAACGGGCGATCGACGAGACCTATCGCCGGCGCGCCAAGCAGCTCGCCTACAACGAGCAGCACGGCATCACGCCCACCTCGATCACCAAGGCGATCGACGCGTCGCTGGTCGAGATGTACTCGCCCGAGTGGGCGGTGGTGCCCGAAATAGGCGACGACCAGGCGGCGGATGAAGAGTTCATCCCGGCGCATGAGTTGCCCGACAGGATCACCGCGCTTCGGCGGCAAATGATGGACGCGGCGGAAAAACTCGATTACGAGCGGGCCGCCGATCTGCGCGATCAGATAAAGAAGCTCGAGCGGCGCGCCTTCGGGATGGATCAGCCGCGCCGTTCCGAGCAGCCGTCCGCTCCGCCCGGCTCCGCCCATCAACACGCCAGCGATGCGGCGCGGGGCAGGCTCGAGGGGCACAAGATAAAGGACGTCAGCGAAAAGGGCGTCCCGGTGAAGACTCGAGGGCGGCGCGGTGCGGGCGCGGCGACCGGCGCCGCCGCGGGCGCCATGCGCCCCAACCGTCCCGTCAAGCAAGGCAAGCTGAAGCTGATCCCCGACGCCCCGAAGTAGCGGGGGAAAGAGCCGGGGTCCCCTCGGCTACGCTCGGGATGACACAACAAAAAGATGACGGAATAAGCGACTCAATTCTGTCATCCCGAGCGGAGGCTGCCGGAGTCGAGGGACCCCGGCTCCGCTCCATTCGAGATAGTCAGGTCAGTGATGCGCTCAGCAGGAAGGTCCTTCTTCGTTTACATCGTCGCGAGTCCATCTCGCACGATCTACATCGGAGTTACGAACGATCTCCGTCGCCGAGTTGACGAACACAAGATGAAGGAGATTTCAGGCTTCACCGCCACCTACAACGTTCATCCTACAACGTTCATCGGCTAGTCTGGTTCGAGGAGTTCGCGGATCCAGCCGCGGCGATTTCACGCGAAAAGCAACTGAAGAATTGGAGACGGGATAAAAAGATAAAGCTGATCGAGTCGATGAATCCGGCGTGGAACGATCTGAGTTCCGAGTGACGCTATGGGCCTCACGAGAAGAGCCGGGGTCCCTCGGCTTCGCTCGGGATGACGGAAAGGAAAGAGCCGGGGTCCCCTCGACGGAGCCCGCCCTGAGCGAAGTCGAAGGAGGTCAGCCCCTGCCCGCGCCCGCCAACGGCGGGCGGCCTTAACACTGGCTACCCGTGCCAACGGGCGCGCGCGCGCGGAGTTGGCGGGCGGCGCCGGCGAAAAAATTGCGCGCGATAAACGATCGCTCGCCGGCCGCCATCGCCTCCAGTATCTCGGCGTTCAACCCGATCGCTTCATGGTCGGACGGATTCGCATTGAGCGCGATCTCGGCAAGCGCCAGCGCGCGCCTGAGCTGGGCCGCATCTTTGAGTGCGCGCGCCTTTGCGACGATCGCGCCGCGGCCGCAGAGCGCGACGAGGTCGTTGCCGCGTTCATGGCGCGTCGCCGGGAACATTTGCGACGGCTCGCCTGACCACCATCCGGCGTAGCGCCGGATAACGTCGCGCACCACGAACGCGACGCATCCGTAAATCGGTCGCAGGTACGGCTTGTCCGCGAGCTCGGCCGGAATTGAAATGTCAGCCTCGACGATGTCCACCGGCCACTGGCCCGCGTTGAGCCGGCGCACGACTTCATCATGGATGAAGCGGATTGCCCGCGCCGTGTCGCGCAGCACTTCGGCGCATAGTTGCTCGCCGCGATAGACGGGTCCGTGGCCCGGCAGGAGGTAACGCGGCCCGCGTTGGGCGATCGCCTCGAGCGCCTGCGCCCATTCAAGCGTGTAGCGCTGCACCTTGTTGGGATTGCCCGTGTTCGGCATCGACGAGACGATCAAATCGCCGACCATTGCGAGGCGCCGCGCCGGCATCCAGACCCAGGTCGCGTCGTCCGTCTCGCCCATCGCATGATGCAGCTCGACCGGCTCGCCCACCAGGTCGAGAAATTGTTCATCGCGATAAACCAGGTCGGGGTGCGTGAACGAGTTGGGCTCGAACAGTCGCTCGGCGGCGAACGCGCCGCCGAACTGGAGCCGATTGATATGCCGCTGCCATCCGCGGGTCAGCGCGTAGCGTTCGAAGCGGGCGGCGACCTGCTCGTGCGCCCAGATTTTCGGCCGCGCATGCCCGCGCGCGATCGCGTCGGTCATGAACGCCTCGGTGCCGAAGGCGTGATCGCCGTGGCCGTGCGTGTAGATGAGGAACGCGAACGGCTCCTCGCTGACCTGGCGAATCGCGCGCACCGCCATCGCGCCCATCTGCTGCGAGCTGGTATCGACGACGATCATCTCGCCGCGCCCGTACGCGAACGCGACGTTGGCGAAGCCGTGGAACATCGCGATTCCCGGCTCGAGCACTTCGAGCTGTCCCATCAGCGGGTCGAAGCCGGGCAGGTTGTTGGGTTGGCTGGGGTTGGGCGTGGAACTCATGGTCGGCCTCCTGCGGATGCGGGTCGCTTACGACGAATCTATCGTTTAGACTTCGCACTTGGAAATGAAGGCTGAAGTCATCGAGTCGAGCGCGCGACAAGAGGATCTGGACCGCCTGCTCGCGTTGCAGCATCACGATCCCCATTCGATCCTGGGCGCGCATCTCGAGGGCAAGCGCATCGTGGTCCGCGCGTTTCGCCCGGGGGCGGCGCGGATCGACCTGCTGGTTGCGGGCGACGCGCCGCGGCCGATGCGCACGCTCGGCGCAACCGGACTGTTCGAGGCGGTGGTCGAGGGCCGCATCTCGATTTTCCCGTATCGGCTCGGGATTCATTACCCCGACGGCGAATCGATCACGATTCACGATCCGTACTCGTTCATGCCGACGCTGGGCGAGCTCGATCTTCATCTGTGGGGCGAGCAGAAGGACGATCGCGCCTACGACAAGCTCGGCGCGCATCTGCGCGAGATGGATGGCGTGCGCGGCGTGTCGTTTGCGGTGTGGGCGCCAAACGCGCGCGGGGTCAGCGTGATCGGCGATTTCAACCGCTGGGACGGGCGGGTCCACATGATGCGTACGCTCGGCAGCTCGGGGGTGTGGGAGCTGTTCATCCCCGGCGTCGGCGCGGGATTCAATTACAAGTACGAAATTCGCACGCGCGACGGCAGCCTGCTGATGAAAAGCGATCCCTTCGCGCAGCGGATGGAAGCGCCGCCCGCGACGGCCTCGGTCGTTTACCAATCGAGCTACGAATTCCACGACGCAGACTGGCTTGCGGAGCGGGCGCGGCGCGAATGGATCAAAAGCCCGGTTTCGATCTACGAGGTCCATCTCGGCTCTTGGCGGCGCGTGCTCGAGGAGGACAATCGCTCGCTCACTTATCGCGAGATGGCGCCGATGCTCGCCGACTACGTGACCGGCATGGGATTCACCCACGTCGAGCTGCTGCCGGTGATGGAGCATCCGTTCACCGGCTCGTGGGGCTACCAGGTCAGCGGTTATTTCGCGCCGACCTCGCGCTACGGCAGCCCCGACGACTTGCGCTACCTCATCGACGAACTGCATCGCCGCGGCATCGGCGTGATCCTCGACTGGGTGCCCGCGCATTTTCCCAAGGACGAATTCAGCCTCGGCCGCTTCGACGGCACCGCGCTGTTCGAGCACGCCGATCCGCGCCAGGGCGATCATCCCGAATGGGGCACTTACATCTTCAACTACGGCCGCGCCGAGGTGCGCAACTTCCTGACCGCCAGCGCGCTCTACTGGCTGGGCGAGTTCCATGCCGACGGCCTGCGGGTTGACGCGGTCGCCTCGATGATCTACCTCGACTACGCGCGGCGCGAAGGTGAATGGATTCCCAACGCATTGGGCGGGCGCGAGAACCTCGACGCGATCTCATTCATCAAGAAGCTCAACCAGGACGTGTACCGCCTCAACCCCGGCATCATGATGATCGCCGAGGAATCCACCGCGTGGCCGGGGGTCAGCCGCCCGGTGTTCATGGGCGGACTGGGCTTCGGCTTCAAGTGGGACATGGGCTGGATGCACGACACGCTGGAGTACTTCACGCTCGATCCCATCTATCGCCGCTTCCATCATCGCGATCTCACCTTCGGCCTGCTCTACGCGTGGAGCGAAAATTTCGTGCTGCCGCTCTCTCACGATGAGGTGGTGCACGGCAAGCGCGCGCTGCTGGCCAAGATGCCCGGCGACCGCTGGCGGCAATTCGCCAATCAGCGCGCGCTGTTTGCCTACATGTGGGCGCGC contains these protein-coding regions:
- a CDS encoding OmpA family protein yields the protein MQKPRSWGTCAIVGGVLGAGVGAASGIVIADKTSGQNSPSNSTRVYAGVGGAVIGAGLGALAGHYICDPLIPPPPPPPPPPPAPPPPPPPPPPPPVRQKLVLRGVHFDFNKSKIRPGDAAVLDEAASTLKANPNVTINVNGYCDAIGGEEYNLKLSDRRSDAVVDYLVKAGIPSSQLI
- the uvrB gene encoding excinuclease ABC subunit UvrB, with product MLSLARGKEGSFQLVSGYKPDGDQPAAIESIVRNLNDCVRHQVLLGVTGSGKTFTMANAIARVNRPTLVMAPNKTLAAQLYNEFKSLFPENAVRYFVSYYDYYQPEAYVPSTDTFIEKDASINDEIDKLRHSATKALLERNDVLIVASVSCIYGLGEPEVYFEMLVFLEEGQTIDRDKMLRKLVDIQYQRNDYDFHRGTFRVRGDTVEIFPAYEEQRAVRVEFFGDQVEALYEIDALRGKVIRKLQSVAIYPASHYVTTSDRMEIAVQDIRVELKERLEFYRTENRLLEAQRLEQRTMYDLELLAEMGFCPGIENYSRHLTGRLPGQAPPTLLDYFPNNSLFFIDESHVTIPQIGGMYRGDRSRKQVLVDFGFRLPSALDNRPLNFEEWESHVVQAVYVSATPGDYELQKSSGLVVEQLIRPTGLIDPEIEVRKAGTQVDDLLEEIHKRVAVNERVLVTCLTKKMAEDLTDYYHDLGVRVRYLHSDIETIERVEIIRSLRKGEFDVLVGINLLREGLDLPEVSLVAILDADKEGFLRSARSLIQTTGRASRHINGRVLMYADVVTKSMERAIDETYRRRAKQLAYNEQHGITPTSITKAIDASLVEMYSPEWAVVPEIGDDQAADEEFIPAHELPDRITALRRQMMDAAEKLDYERAADLRDQIKKLERRAFGMDQPRRSEQPSAPPGSAHQHASDAARGRLEGHKIKDVSEKGVPVKTRGRRGAGAATGAAAGAMRPNRPVKQGKLKLIPDAPK
- a CDS encoding GIY-YIG nuclease family protein, with protein sequence MRSAGRSFFVYIVASPSRTIYIGVTNDLRRRVDEHKMKEISGFTATYNVHPTTFIG
- a CDS encoding alkyl sulfatase dimerization domain-containing protein, yielding MSSTPNPSQPNNLPGFDPLMGQLEVLEPGIAMFHGFANVAFAYGRGEMIVVDTSSQQMGAMAVRAIRQVSEEPFAFLIYTHGHGDHAFGTEAFMTDAIARGHARPKIWAHEQVAARFERYALTRGWQRHINRLQFGGAFAAERLFEPNSFTHPDLVYRDEQFLDLVGEPVELHHAMGETDDATWVWMPARRLAMVGDLIVSSMPNTGNPNKVQRYTLEWAQALEAIAQRGPRYLLPGHGPVYRGEQLCAEVLRDTARAIRFIHDEVVRRLNAGQWPVDIVEADISIPAELADKPYLRPIYGCVAFVVRDVIRRYAGWWSGEPSQMFPATRHERGNDLVALCGRGAIVAKARALKDAAQLRRALALAEIALNANPSDHEAIGLNAEILEAMAAGERSFIARNFFAGAARQLRARAPVGTGSQC
- the glgB gene encoding 1,4-alpha-glucan branching protein GlgB, with the translated sequence MKAEVIESSARQEDLDRLLALQHHDPHSILGAHLEGKRIVVRAFRPGAARIDLLVAGDAPRPMRTLGATGLFEAVVEGRISIFPYRLGIHYPDGESITIHDPYSFMPTLGELDLHLWGEQKDDRAYDKLGAHLREMDGVRGVSFAVWAPNARGVSVIGDFNRWDGRVHMMRTLGSSGVWELFIPGVGAGFNYKYEIRTRDGSLLMKSDPFAQRMEAPPATASVVYQSSYEFHDADWLAERARREWIKSPVSIYEVHLGSWRRVLEEDNRSLTYREMAPMLADYVTGMGFTHVELLPVMEHPFTGSWGYQVSGYFAPTSRYGSPDDLRYLIDELHRRGIGVILDWVPAHFPKDEFSLGRFDGTALFEHADPRQGDHPEWGTYIFNYGRAEVRNFLTASALYWLGEFHADGLRVDAVASMIYLDYARREGEWIPNALGGRENLDAISFIKKLNQDVYRLNPGIMMIAEESTAWPGVSRPVFMGGLGFGFKWDMGWMHDTLEYFTLDPIYRRFHHRDLTFGLLYAWSENFVLPLSHDEVVHGKRALLAKMPGDRWRQFANQRALFAYMWARSGKKLIFMGQEIGQWREWDHDSSLDWNLLDYPDHRELQVLVRDLNRIYRDEPALWEADADPAGFRWLDADDANRNMIAFMRVAPSTGRRIVCVCNFSPLPRSRYRVGVPGPGFYREILNTDSAAYGGSNIGNMGGVEATATAWRGFSHSIAIQMPPLAVIWFSVP